GTAATGTCACGATTTGTTTCAAATGTAGTCTCTCAAGAGCATGGAATACGATAATCTCATCAATTCTGTTCAGGAATTCTGGACGGAACGCTTTTTTCAATTCCTCCATCACTTTCCCTTTCATATCTTTATAGTCTTGAGCTCCATCCTGGATATTAAAACCAACATATTTATTACGCTTTAAAGCCTGAGCTCCAACATTGGATGTCATGATTAAGATCGTATTACGGAAATCCACCGTACGCCCCTTTGAATCAGTTAAACGACCATCCTCAAGCACCTGTAATAAAATATTAAAAACGTCTGGATGCGCTTTTTCAATTTCATCTAGTAGGATAACAGAATAAGGCTTCCTACGAACCTTTTCTGTCAATTGGCCGCCTTCTTCATAGCCTACATAACCAGGAGGTGAACCTACTAATCTTGAGGTTGAATGCTTCTCCATGTACTCAGACATATCAATCCGAATCATCGCATCCTCATCGCCAAACATCGCTTCTGCTAAAGCACGGGCAAGCTCTGTCTTTCCTACACCAGTAGGTCCAAGGAAAATAAATGAACCAATCGGACGTTTTGGATCCTTTAAACCAGCTCGTGCACGTCTTACCGCTTTAGAAACAGCAATAACTGCCTCTTCTTGACCGATAACACGGGAATGTAGAATCTCTTCTAAGCGTAACAATTTATCTGTTTCAGTTTGTGCTAATTTAGAAACCGGAATTCCCGTCCAGTTCGCAACAACGGTTGCAATGTCCTCTACCGTTACTTCACTATTTTCTTGACCCTGCTTTTCTTTCCAAGTTTTCTTCGTTTCTTCCAATTGCTCACGCAAACGTTGCTCTGAATCTCGAAGCGAAGCAGCCTTTTCAAATTCTTGACTTTGAACAGCTGCATCCTTTTCCTTACGAACCTCTTCTAACTTAACCTCTAATTCTTTTAAATTAGGAGGAGTTGTATAAGAACGAAGGCGAACCTTAGACCCTGCTTCATCAATTAAGTCAATTGCCTTGTCTGGTAAAAAGCGATCTGGGATGTATCTGTCTGATAAGGTAACAGCTGCCTCGATTGCTTCATCTGAGATTGAAACGCGATGATGCGCTTCATAGCGATCCCTTAAACCTTTTAATATTTGAACCGACTCATCCGCAGTTGGTTCATCAACACGGATTGGTTGGAAACGACGCTCTAAAGCTGCATCCTTTTCAATATATTTACGGTATTCATCAAGAGTTGTAGCACCAATACACTGTAATTCACCACGGGCTAAGGAAGGTTTTAAGATGTTAGAAGCATCGATTGCACCCTCTGCCCCACCTGCACCTATTAATGTATGAAGCTCATCGATAAATAAAATAATATTTCCTGCCTGACGGATTTCATCCATTACCTTTTTTAGACGATCTTCAAATTCACCACGATACTTTGTACCAGCTACAACGGTACCCATATCCAATGTCATAACTCGTTTATCGCGAAGAATCTCAGGTACTTCATTGTTAACAATTTGTTGGGCTAACCCTTCAGCTATAGCCGTTTTACCTACTCCAGGTTCCCCAATTAATACAGGATTATTTTTAGTCCGTCTGCTTAAGACTTCGATAACACGCTGGATTTCTTTGCTTCGACCAATTACTGGATCAAGACTACCTTCTCTTGCAATTGCAGTTAAATCCCTAGCAAGACTGTCTAATGTTGGTGTATTAGCATTAGCTGCAGCACCACCTTGCCCACCGCCTGCTTCATTGCTTCCAAGTAATTGAAGGACTTGCTGTCGTGCTTTATTAAGACTTACCCCTAGATTGTTCAATACACGTGCGGCAACGCCTTCTCCCTCACGGATTAAACCGAGCAAAATGTGTTCAGTTCCAACATAGGAATGACCTAATTTACGAGCTTCGTCCATTGATAATTCAATGACCTTTTTAGCACGTGGAGTATAGTGAATCGTTTGGGATGCCTCTTGTCCACGGCCGATAAGGTTCTCAACTTCTTTCTGAATCTTTTCTGCACCTAGTCCGAGTGCATATAGCGCTTTAGCAGCAATCCCTTCTCCTTCTCGAACAAGTCCTAATAAAATGTGTTCTGTACCAATATTGTTATGACTTAACCGTATTGCTTCCTCCTGGGCTAGGGCCAACACCTTCTGTGCTCTTTCTGTAAAGCGTCCAAACATCATATCTCTTCCTCCTAACTCTTCATTGTATCTAGTTTTAATCTTTCTCTTATTAACGCAGCACGCCGAATATCTCTCTCATTAGGTCTTAGAGGTCCTCCTGCATACTGCTGTAAGAAACCTGGTTGAGTTAAAATCATTAATTCATTTAATATAGTTTTAGGAATGTTTTTTATTAATCCCATATCAATTCCTAATCTAACATCAGATAAGCATTTTGCTGCTTCTTTAGACTCTAAAATTCTGCTGTTTTCTAATACTCCGAGTGACCGGAATACCCTGTCTTCTAATTCTATGTTTAATGTTTTTACTAATGCGTCTCGAGCATTTCTTTCCTGGGAAATCAATTGTTTAACTACGCCCATTAAGTCCTCAACGATATCTTCTTCAGATTTTCCAAGCGTAATTTGGTTTGAAATTTGAAAGATATTACCTAATGCTTCACTACCTTCACCATAAATTCCCCTAACCACTAAACCTAACTGATTAATAGCTGGAATAATTCGATTAATTTGCTGTGTTAACACAAGTCCAGGTAGATGCATCATAACTGACGCCCTTAAACCAGTCCCAACATTCGTTGGACAACTAGTTAAATAACCATACTGTTCATCAAATGCATAGTTGACATTTCCTTCAATCCAATCATCCACGACATTTGCAATCGAAAGTGCTTCAGTTAGTTGCAACCCAGGAAATAAACATTGAATTCGAATATGGTCTTCTTCGTTAATCATAATACTGATTTCTTCATTTTCAGATAACAAGCAAGCACCGTTTACTGCTTGGTTTGCTAAATGAGGGCTGATTATATGCTTTTCAACTAACACACGTTTTTGTAATGGCTGAAGCTGTTCCATTTTTAATAACTCAAACTTGCCTAGTTCGGTTAAAGGATGTTGTTGCGTCATTTGCTCAATTGAAGAAATGACTCCATTTGCTTCATCAAAAGAAAACAAGGTTGGAAAGGTGAACTCATTAAAATTTCGAGCTAAGCGAATCCGTGAACTCATAACAATGTCTGAATCCGGCCCTTCTGCACTCATCCATGAGCTGACAGCTTGATTAATAAATCTTTCTAATGACAAGCTATTCACCTCCCTCATGGCTTTGTTTCATATTACTTTCAAGAGCACGTATTTCATCTCTCACTTGGGCAGCCTTTTCAAATTCCTCATTAGCGATTAATGCTTTTATATGTTCTTTTAATTGTTCAATTTGTTTACGAACTTGAATGCTTCCACCAATTCTTTTTGGAATTTTCCCAAGATGGTCAGTATTACCACTATGGACCTTTTTCAACAAAGGTATTAGTTGATCTTTAAAAGCCTCATAGCAATTTGCACATCCAAATCTTCCAGCTTTGACGAATTGTGGGAATGTCATTGAACAGTTATTACATTGGATAATTTCTTGAGATTTAAATGCCTCTTGTGGGGATGGCGTAAACTTTGGTTCAACGTTTAATAAACCAGCAATTAAATTATTAATTGAAAAACCAGGCGCTCCATTTAGCAGAAACATCTCTCCCTTTTCTTGAGCGCATTTCTCACAGATATGAAATTCAGTTTTTTCACCATTGATTATTTTTGTAAAGTGGAGCGTTGCTGGTCTTTGATTACATTCAGGGCAAATCATTCTTTCACCTCTTCAGCCGCTTTATTTATACTTAAGAGTGGTCAGCATCGCTTTTAGCATCCTAGCTCGCAATTCATCTCGATACGGGAGCTCGATATATAAGACAGAACGGTCAATAACACTTAACATAATTTTTGCTTCTCTATTCGTAATGATTTCCTCTTCAACTAGGCGATAGATGACATCCTCCGCACTACTTTGAGCGATATTCGTCTTTACAAGTGAGATCAAGTGGTCGATCAAATGAACATAATCATTTGTCTGGACTTTAATAATACGTATATATCCGCCACCGCCTCTCTTACTTTCAACTACATATCCTCGTTCTACCGTAAAGCGAGTGTTAATAACATAATTTATTTGGGAAGGAACACATTGAAATTTGTCGGCAATTTCATTTCTTTTTATTTCAACTATTTCTTCTTCACTTAACTCTAATACCGTCTTTAAGTAATCTTCAATTATGTCGGAGATATTTCTCATCAAACCTCCCCCAATCATCTGACTTTGACTATATTTGACTTTGATTATACATGATAGACATATAAATTTGCAATTAATTGAACCATTAAACTATTGTTTCCACTTTGCTACTTCTCAAACTAAATTTTAGCTTTTTGTTCCCATTTATCACAAAATATATTCGCTAATAATTTTAGATAAAAATAAAAAAGAGCAGCACACACAATCATAGCGCTACTCTCCTCATTTCATACTTTATTCAATATAAATCATTTTTTTGGTCATTCCACCATCAATGATTAAATCAGTTCCATTAATAAAATCATTTTCATCATTTGTTAAAAAGAGACAAGCTCTCGCAATATCCTCCAGGTTTTCCTACTCGTTGAGACAAATGCTGTTGATGATCCAATTCACTTAATTTTGAGTAATCTCCTGTTTCAATCCACCTGGAGAGATTGAATTCACTTTTATTTTATATTTGCTAAAAGATGCAGCTAATGCATGAGTAATTGCCACAATCCCTCCCTTTGAAGCGGCGTACGGTTCGGAGTTAGGTTCCGACATATAAGCACGAGTCGATGATATATTGATAATCGTTCCGCCATTTTTGTTTTGACACATATATTTCGCTGCTTCCTTTGCTGCAATAAAAACACTTCTTAAATTTGTATTGATAATGTCATCCCATTCTTCTAAGGACAGTTCAAAGGGGGATTTAAATGAACCCCCTTTTCCTGCGTTATTGATCAATATGTGTAGGCTACCAAAGACATCTACTGTCTTTTCAAATAGTTGTATTACTTCATTCTCATTTCTTACATCTGTGTTAACAAACATGCAGATGCCACCACTTTTCTTGATTCGTTCTTCTACTAACAAACCTTTTTGTTCATTTTTATCTGCAATAACAACCTTTGCTCCTTTTAATGCATACTGTGATGCAATAACTTGACCAATACCATTAGCGGCGCCTGTTACAATCACTACTTTATTGGTGAAGCACATAGTTTCCCATCCTTTCTACCAGACACTACCTTTAATATGTTTATAACCATTTTATATCATCACTCATAACAGATTCATAATTTTTGAAACGCAAAAAAACAGCCAAATCGGCTGTTTTCTATCTTGTGCCCGGCAGCGTCCTACTCTCACAGGGGAGAGCCCCCAACTACCATCGGCGCTGAGAAGCTTAACTTCCGTGTTCGGTATGGGAACGGGTGTGACCTTCTCGCTATCGCCACCAGACTATTTAACTGAGAAAATTCATTCTCTCAAAACTAGATAATGTAGAAGAAGAAAAACTTTTTTTGGTTAAGTCCTCGATCGATTAGTATCAGTCAGCTCCACATGTCGCCACGCTTCCACCTCTGACCTATCAACCTGATCATCTTTCAGGGATCTTACTAGCTTGCGCTATGGGAAATCTCATCTTGAGGGGGGCTTCATGCTTAGATGCTTTCAGCACTTATCCCGTCCGCACATAGCTACCCAGCTATGCCTTTGGCAAGACAACTGGTACACCAGCGGTGCGTCCATCCCGGTCCTCTCGTACTAAGGACAGCTCCTCTCAAATTTCCTGCGCCCACGACGGATAGGGACCGAACTGTCTCACGACGTTCTGAACCCAGCTCGCGTACCGCTTTAATGGGCGAACAGCCCAACCCTTGGGACCGACTACAGCCCCAGGATGCGATGAGCCGACATCGAGGTGCCAAACCTCCCCGTCGATGTGGACTCTTGGGGGAGATAAGCCTGTTATCCCAGGGGTAGCTTTTATCCGTTGAGCGATGGCCCTTCCATGCGGAACCACCGGATCACTAAGCCCGACTTTCGTCCCTGCTCGACTTGTAGGTCTCGCAGTCAAGCTCCCTTGTGCCTTTACACTCTACGAATGATTTCCAACCATTCTGAGGGAACCTTTGGGCGCCTCCGTTACTTTTTAGGAGGCGACCGCCCCAGTCAAACTGCCCACCTGACACTGTCTCCTACCCCGATCAGGGGTATGGGTTAGAATTTCAATACAGCCAGGGTAGTATCCCACCGATGCCTCCACCGAAGCTGGCGCTCCGGTTTCTACGGCTCCTACCTATCCTGTACAAGCTGTACCAAAATTCAATATCAGGCTACAGTAAAGCTCCACGGGGTCTTTCCGTCCTGTCGCGGGTAACCTGCATCTTCACAGGTACTATAATTTCACCGAGTCTCTCGTTGAGACAGTGCCCAGATCGTTACGCCTTTCGTGCGGGTCGGAACTTACCCGACAAGGAATTTCGCTACCTTAGGACCGTTATAGTTACGGCCGCCGTTTACTGGGGCTTCGGTTCAAAGCTTCGCTTGCGCTAACCTCTCCCCTTAACCTTCCAGCACCGGGCAGGCGTCAGCCCCTATACTTCGCCTTGCGGCTTTGCAGAGACCTGTGTTTTTGCTAAACAGTCGCCTGGGCCTATTCACTGCGGCTCTTCTAGGCTTTAACACCCAAAAGAGCACCCCTTCTCCCGAAGTTACGGGGTCATTTTGCCGAGTTCCTTAACGAGAGTTCTCTCGCTCACCTTAGGATTCTCTCCTCGACTACCTGTGTCGGTTTGCGGTACGGGCACCTTTTATCTCGCTAGAGGCTTTTCTTGGCAGTGTGGAATCAGGAACTTCGGTACTATATTTCCCTCGGCATCACAGCTCAGCCTTTACGGAAACGGGATTTGCCTCATTTCCAGCCTAACTGCTTACACGCACATATCCAGCAGTGCGCTTACCCTATCCTCCTGCGTCCCCCCGTTGCTCAAACGATAATGAGGTGGTACAGGAATATCAACCTGTTATCCATCGCCTACGCCTTTCGGCCTCGGCTTAGGTCCCGACTAACCCTGAGCGGACGAGCCTTCCTCAGGAAACCTTAGTCATTCGGTGGATGGGATTCTCACCCATCTTTCGCTACTCATACCGGCATTCTCACTTCTAAGCGCTCCACCAGTCCTTACGGTCTAGCTTCAACGCCCTTAGAACGCTCTCCTACCACTGACATCGTAGATGTCAATCCACAGCTTCGGTGATACGTTTAGCCCCGGTACATTTTCGGCGCAGAGTCACTCGACCAGTGAGCTATTACGCACTCTTTAAATGGTGGCTGCTTCTAAGCCAACATCCTGGTTGTCTAAGCAACTCCACATCCTTTTCCACTTAACGTATACTTTGGGACCTTAGCTGGTGGTCTGGGCTGTTTCCCTTTTGACTACGGATCTTATCACTCGCAGTCTGACTCCCACGGATAAGTCTTTGGCATTCGGAGTTTGTCTGAATTCGGTAACCCGATGAGGGCCCCTAGTCCAAACAGTGCTCTACCTCCAAGACTCTTACTACGTGAGGCTAGCCCTAAAGCTATTTCGGAGAGAACCAGCTATCTCCAAGTTCGATTGGAATTTCTCCGCTACCCACACCTCATCCCCGCACTTTTCAACGTGCGTGGGTTCGGGCCTCCAGTTGGTGTTACCCAACCTTCACCCTGGACATGGGTAGATCACCTGGTTTCGGGTCTACGACCACATACTAATTCGCCCTATTCAGACTCGCTTTCGCTGCGGCTCCGTCTTCTCAACTTAACCTTGCATGTAATCGTAACTCGCCGGTTCATTCTACAAAAGGCACGCCATCACCCATTAACGGGCTCTGACTACTTGTAGGCACACGGTTTCAGGATCTCTTTCACTCCCCTTCCAGGGTGCTTTTCACCTTTCCCTCACGGTACTGGTTCACTATCGGTCACTAGGGAGTATTTAGCCTTGGGAGATGGTCCTCCCTGCTTCCGACCGGATTTCACGTGTCCGGCCGTACTCAGGATCCACTCAGGAGGGAACGAAGTTTCAACTACAGGGTTTTTACCTTCTTTGACGGACCTTTCCAGATCTCTTCATTTACCCCGTTCCTTTGTAACTCCATGTTGAGTGTCCTACAACCCCAAGAGGCAAGCCTCTTGGTTTGGGCTATGTCCCGTTTCGCTCGCCGCTACTCAGGGAATCGCGTTTGCTTTCTCTTCCTCCGGGTACTTAGATGTTTCAGTTCCCAGGGTGTGCCTTCAATACCCTATGTATTCAGGTAAAGATACCACTCCATTACGAGTAGTGGGTTCCCCCATTCGGAAATCTCCGGATCAAAGCTTACTTACAGCTCCCCGAAGCATATCGGTGTTAGTACCGTCCTTCATCGGCTCCTAGTGCCAAGGCATCCACCGTGCGCCCTTTCTAACTTAACCTAAAGGTTAATTCTCTTATTATTAAGAGAGAAAAAACTAATGTGGTGTTTCTTGTTTTCTTCTTTTACGATTATCTAGTTTTCAAAGAACGAAAAGATACAGAGGAATTGCTCCCTCAAAACTAAACAAACAAAGCGGTCAACAGTACAGACCAGAAGGTCTGCATTCCGATTGTCTTTACGACAA
The DNA window shown above is from Bacillus sp. T3 and carries:
- the clpC gene encoding ATP-dependent protease ATP-binding subunit ClpC; its protein translation is MMFGRFTERAQKVLALAQEEAIRLSHNNIGTEHILLGLVREGEGIAAKALYALGLGAEKIQKEVENLIGRGQEASQTIHYTPRAKKVIELSMDEARKLGHSYVGTEHILLGLIREGEGVAARVLNNLGVSLNKARQQVLQLLGSNEAGGGQGGAAANANTPTLDSLARDLTAIAREGSLDPVIGRSKEIQRVIEVLSRRTKNNPVLIGEPGVGKTAIAEGLAQQIVNNEVPEILRDKRVMTLDMGTVVAGTKYRGEFEDRLKKVMDEIRQAGNIILFIDELHTLIGAGGAEGAIDASNILKPSLARGELQCIGATTLDEYRKYIEKDAALERRFQPIRVDEPTADESVQILKGLRDRYEAHHRVSISDEAIEAAVTLSDRYIPDRFLPDKAIDLIDEAGSKVRLRSYTTPPNLKELEVKLEEVRKEKDAAVQSQEFEKAASLRDSEQRLREQLEETKKTWKEKQGQENSEVTVEDIATVVANWTGIPVSKLAQTETDKLLRLEEILHSRVIGQEEAVIAVSKAVRRARAGLKDPKRPIGSFIFLGPTGVGKTELARALAEAMFGDEDAMIRIDMSEYMEKHSTSRLVGSPPGYVGYEEGGQLTEKVRRKPYSVILLDEIEKAHPDVFNILLQVLEDGRLTDSKGRTVDFRNTILIMTSNVGAQALKRNKYVGFNIQDGAQDYKDMKGKVMEELKKAFRPEFLNRIDEIIVFHALERLHLKQIVTLLADQLVKRLKEQHIELELTEAAKDKISDEGYDPEYGARPLRRAIQKHIEDRLSEELLKGTVLTGQNIVIDVENGELIVRTGQPAGIPKP
- a CDS encoding protein arginine kinase, with the translated sequence MSLERFINQAVSSWMSAEGPDSDIVMSSRIRLARNFNEFTFPTLFSFDEANGVISSIEQMTQQHPLTELGKFELLKMEQLQPLQKRVLVEKHIISPHLANQAVNGACLLSENEEISIMINEEDHIRIQCLFPGLQLTEALSIANVVDDWIEGNVNYAFDEQYGYLTSCPTNVGTGLRASVMMHLPGLVLTQQINRIIPAINQLGLVVRGIYGEGSEALGNIFQISNQITLGKSEEDIVEDLMGVVKQLISQERNARDALVKTLNIELEDRVFRSLGVLENSRILESKEAAKCLSDVRLGIDMGLIKNIPKTILNELMILTQPGFLQQYAGGPLRPNERDIRRAALIRERLKLDTMKS
- a CDS encoding UvrB/UvrC motif-containing protein, which produces MICPECNQRPATLHFTKIINGEKTEFHICEKCAQEKGEMFLLNGAPGFSINNLIAGLLNVEPKFTPSPQEAFKSQEIIQCNNCSMTFPQFVKAGRFGCANCYEAFKDQLIPLLKKVHSGNTDHLGKIPKRIGGSIQVRKQIEQLKEHIKALIANEEFEKAAQVRDEIRALESNMKQSHEGGE
- a CDS encoding CtsR family transcriptional regulator, whose protein sequence is MRNISDIIEDYLKTVLELSEEEIVEIKRNEIADKFQCVPSQINYVINTRFTVERGYVVESKRGGGGYIRIIKVQTNDYVHLIDHLISLVKTNIAQSSAEDVIYRLVEEEIITNREAKIMLSVIDRSVLYIELPYRDELRARMLKAMLTTLKYK